Within the Desulfobacterales bacterium genome, the region CTGGTACAAATATCGCCCACGATCACCGCGCTATTCATTTTCGGCATCAAGCGTACCAATGTTTTTTCCAGCAGGGTGGTTTTTCCGGATCCCGGAGAGCTCATCATATTTAACACAAAAACGCCCGCCTTTTTGAATACCTCCCGGTTTTGCATGGCCATGGTATCATTAACGTCCAAGACCTTTTTCACCACCTTGATTTCCATAACTTGCCCTCATGATTTTTTTCAGCCGAATCTACCGCAACACCTCGCCATCGCGCGCGGGCAGCCTAATCGGCCGTTTCAATCGACTCAATATTGAGTTCTTGCCCCGAAATAAGCTTTATGTCGCCACTGTTACAGGCGGGACAGGTAAAAACCGCTTCATTGATGGTCCATTCGTTTTGGCACACATTGCACCGGGCCTTCACCGGAATTTCTTCGATCACCAGTTTCGCGCCGGCAAGAGCCGAGTCCTTGCTGGCAATGTCAAAGCAGAACGTCAGACTTTGCGGCACCACTGCGGAGAGTTTGCCAACCTTTATATTTACCCGCTTGACACACCCTTTGGGTGCGCCTTTAGGGATGGCGGCGGCGGCGATTTCGATAATCTGCATGGCAATACCCATTTCGTGCATGGTAGTTCCTTATCCGTTTGGGGCCGTTGCATCAGTAAATCTTGTTCGAGTCTTTTGAAAGTGGTCCGAACGTTTGTTTTCGTTATATCGATGCGGCGGTTGCTTGGCAAGCCTTTCCCTGTTCCGTTAACGCCCCCCGTTCACGTGCACGAAAGAGACAGCATAGACGAAAGCGGCGCTTATTTAAAAACATCAAGGCAAAGTTCACCCAATTTACCTAGGTTTTCACAGACATGAATGCCCCCGGCCCGCATGGCGTCCACCTTGGCCTGAGCCGTGCCGCTGGCCCCGCTGATAATGGCGCCGGCATGGCCCATTCTGCGTCCCGGCGGCGCCGTAAAGCCCGCCACAAATCCGACCACCGGTTTGGTCACATGGGCCTTGACAAAAGCGGCGGCCTTTTCTTCAGCCGTAGCCCCGATTTCACCCACCATGACAATGCCCTTGGTCTCCTCGTCCATTTCAAACGCCCGAAGGCAATCAATAAACGTGGTTCCGCAGACCGGATCTCCACCGATCCCCACGCAGGTCGTCTGCCCGAGGCCAACTTTCGTGAGCTGATGCACCACCTCATAGGTCAGGGTGCCGGAGCGTGAAATCACGCCGACCGGCCCGCCGGGCAGATGGATCGCGGCGGGCATGATGCCCACCTTGCATTGCCCGGGCGTAATAATTCCCGGACTATTGGGCCCGATCAATCGGCTCTGCCGGCTGTCCACCAACCCCTTTGCCTTCATCA harbors:
- the hypA gene encoding hydrogenase maturation nickel metallochaperone HypA, with amino-acid sequence MHEMGIAMQIIEIAAAAIPKGAPKGCVKRVNIKVGKLSAVVPQSLTFCFDIASKDSALAGAKLVIEEIPVKARCNVCQNEWTINEAVFTCPACNSGDIKLISGQELNIESIETAD
- the sucD gene encoding succinate--CoA ligase subunit alpha, which encodes MSIFVDKNTRVLVQGITGREGQFHTRQCVAYGTNVVAGVTPGKGGQWVDRVPIFNTVHEAVQKTDANCSLIFVPPPFAADAIMEAADSDMELIVAITEGIPIMDLMKAKGLVDSRQSRLIGPNSPGIITPGQCKVGIMPAAIHLPGGPVGVISRSGTLTYEVVHQLTKVGLGQTTCVGIGGDPVCGTTFIDCLRAFEMDEETKGIVMVGEIGATAEEKAAAFVKAHVTKPVVGFVAGFTAPPGRRMGHAGAIISGASGTAQAKVDAMRAGGIHVCENLGKLGELCLDVFK